A single region of the Lotus japonicus ecotype B-129 chromosome 4, LjGifu_v1.2 genome encodes:
- the LOC130710097 gene encoding serine/threonine-protein phosphatase 7 long form homolog isoform X2, which translates to MKGGRKRSRSSTVDDAEDRHERLHASTRRGDHRATSQAVEASAPSPSPSATPAGAPSPCPSATAPSGGPSTTAPSGTPAEPQPHPTPVSPMVELPLEETSGEQSSSEPSGEESASETASEASGEEEEPLILQEEIDAADVVPDVVAEGGADDDLIQRVTPFPGGPEDLSLLAHYPDHKAPWTWQALLRTDPRYVDRRTLRVATVGGKVWNLPCDGDSEAHTHVRQLLQQTGLYHLPWCGLPETDPAVVLALVERWHEETSSFHMPFGEMTITLDDVSALLHLPTGSRFYTPGRGERDEVAALCAQLLGGSVAAYLAEFEAAGGQNIRFITLKTMYTSAMDGGRYEDAARIWLVNQLGATLFASKSGGYHTTVYWIGMLEDLGRVSEYAWGAIALASLYEQLSRASRRKTAQIGGFTSLVLSWAYEYISSSVIIRTEVPGYTQDQPRAQRWSTSRIAHSGLDER; encoded by the exons atgaagggcgggagGAAGAGGTCTCGATCTTCTACAGTCGATGATGCAGAGGATCGCCACGagcgcttgcatgcttctacGCGGCGCGGCGACCATCGAGCAACTAGTCAGGCGGTTGAGGCTTCGGCCCCGTCTCCGTCTCCGTCTGCTACTCCGGCCGGGGCTCCGTCTCCGTGTCCGTCTGCTACAGCTCCGTCAGGTGGTCCATCTACTACAGCTCCGTCAGGTACTCCGGCTGAGCCTCAGCCTCATCCTACTCCGGTCTCTCCGATGGTTGAGTTACCTCTTGAGGAGACATCTGGCGAGCAGTCTTCTTCGGAGCCCAGTGGCGAGGAGTCTGCTTCTGAGACTGCTTCTGAGGccagtggtgaggaggaggagcctcttattctccaggaggagattgatgctgctgatgtTGTGCCAGATGTGGTGGCAGAGGGCGGCGCGGATGACGACCTCATCCAGAGGGTGACACCGTTTCCCGGGGGGCCTGAGGATCTGTCGCTTCTTGCGCATTATCCTGACCACAAGGCTCCTTGGACGTGGCAGGCACTTCTTCGCACAGACCCGCGGTACGTGGACCGTCGGACATTGAGGGTGGCCACTGTTGGGGGGAAGGTATGGAACCTCCCCTGTGATGGCGATTCAGAGGCCCACACACATGTGCGACAGCTGCTGCAGCAGACGGGTTTGTATCACCTGCCTTGGTGCGGGTTACCGGAGACAGACCCAGCTGTCGTACTGGCCCTTGttgagagatggcatgaggagacgagtagcttccacatgccgttcggggagatgactatcaccctggacgatgtgtctgctcttctccatcttcccacagggtcgaggttctacactCCGGGCAGAGGGGAGCGAGACGAGGTTGCAGCGCTCTGCGCCCAGCtcctgggaggatctgttgctgCTTATCTGGCTGAGTTTGAGGCGGCGGGTGGCCAGAACATTCGGTTcattactctgaagaccatgtacacgtctgctatggatg ggggacgctatgaggatgctgctaggatctggctggtgaaccagcttggtGCCACCCTCTTTGCCAGCAAGAGTGGTGGTTACCACACTACTGTCTACTGGATCGGGATGCTTGAGGACCTCGGTCGCGTGTCGGAGTACGCGTGGGGTGCGATTGCGCTGGCTTCGTTGTACGAACAGCTGAGTCGTGCATCCCGCAGGAAGACAGCGCAGATCGGTGGGTTCACCTCCCTCGTGCTGTCATGGGCGTATGAGTACATATCTAGCAGCGTCATTATCAGGACGGAGGTCCCCGGCTAcacacaggaccagcctagggcgcagcggtggtccacgtctcggatcgcgcattccggactcgatgagagatga
- the LOC130710097 gene encoding serine/threonine-protein phosphatase 7 long form homolog isoform X1: MLNLFAFHRRMKGGRKRSRSSTVDDAEDRHERLHASTRRGDHRATSQAVEASAPSPSPSATPAGAPSPCPSATAPSGGPSTTAPSGTPAEPQPHPTPVSPMVELPLEETSGEQSSSEPSGEESASETASEASGEEEEPLILQEEIDAADVVPDVVAEGGADDDLIQRVTPFPGGPEDLSLLAHYPDHKAPWTWQALLRTDPRYVDRRTLRVATVGGKVWNLPCDGDSEAHTHVRQLLQQTGLYHLPWCGLPETDPAVVLALVERWHEETSSFHMPFGEMTITLDDVSALLHLPTGSRFYTPGRGERDEVAALCAQLLGGSVAAYLAEFEAAGGQNIRFITLKTMYTSAMDGGRYEDAARIWLVNQLGATLFASKSGGYHTTVYWIGMLEDLGRVSEYAWGAIALASLYEQLSRASRRKTAQIGGFTSLVLSWAYEYISSSVIIRTEVPGYTQDQPRAQRWSTSRIAHSGLDER, from the exons atgttaaatttgtttgcttttcataggagaatgaagggcgggagGAAGAGGTCTCGATCTTCTACAGTCGATGATGCAGAGGATCGCCACGagcgcttgcatgcttctacGCGGCGCGGCGACCATCGAGCAACTAGTCAGGCGGTTGAGGCTTCGGCCCCGTCTCCGTCTCCGTCTGCTACTCCGGCCGGGGCTCCGTCTCCGTGTCCGTCTGCTACAGCTCCGTCAGGTGGTCCATCTACTACAGCTCCGTCAGGTACTCCGGCTGAGCCTCAGCCTCATCCTACTCCGGTCTCTCCGATGGTTGAGTTACCTCTTGAGGAGACATCTGGCGAGCAGTCTTCTTCGGAGCCCAGTGGCGAGGAGTCTGCTTCTGAGACTGCTTCTGAGGccagtggtgaggaggaggagcctcttattctccaggaggagattgatgctgctgatgtTGTGCCAGATGTGGTGGCAGAGGGCGGCGCGGATGACGACCTCATCCAGAGGGTGACACCGTTTCCCGGGGGGCCTGAGGATCTGTCGCTTCTTGCGCATTATCCTGACCACAAGGCTCCTTGGACGTGGCAGGCACTTCTTCGCACAGACCCGCGGTACGTGGACCGTCGGACATTGAGGGTGGCCACTGTTGGGGGGAAGGTATGGAACCTCCCCTGTGATGGCGATTCAGAGGCCCACACACATGTGCGACAGCTGCTGCAGCAGACGGGTTTGTATCACCTGCCTTGGTGCGGGTTACCGGAGACAGACCCAGCTGTCGTACTGGCCCTTGttgagagatggcatgaggagacgagtagcttccacatgccgttcggggagatgactatcaccctggacgatgtgtctgctcttctccatcttcccacagggtcgaggttctacactCCGGGCAGAGGGGAGCGAGACGAGGTTGCAGCGCTCTGCGCCCAGCtcctgggaggatctgttgctgCTTATCTGGCTGAGTTTGAGGCGGCGGGTGGCCAGAACATTCGGTTcattactctgaagaccatgtacacgtctgctatggatg ggggacgctatgaggatgctgctaggatctggctggtgaaccagcttggtGCCACCCTCTTTGCCAGCAAGAGTGGTGGTTACCACACTACTGTCTACTGGATCGGGATGCTTGAGGACCTCGGTCGCGTGTCGGAGTACGCGTGGGGTGCGATTGCGCTGGCTTCGTTGTACGAACAGCTGAGTCGTGCATCCCGCAGGAAGACAGCGCAGATCGGTGGGTTCACCTCCCTCGTGCTGTCATGGGCGTATGAGTACATATCTAGCAGCGTCATTATCAGGACGGAGGTCCCCGGCTAcacacaggaccagcctagggcgcagcggtggtccacgtctcggatcgcgcattccggactcgatgagagatga
- the LOC130714338 gene encoding uncharacterized protein LOC130714338, translating to MVRRKLQAIYCPERSTLCTPELRIKSNRTPKLKESKQPKGRAIGSLTRDPSAFELTDKKIKEEKKSSQPAKRKKRVKKSDTSHFMCNFPAFLHPYIGTITDVEDDGNCGYRSIAALMGHSAGQDGWPWVRATLIQELETNVVMYNRMWGTDVVYGLHNRLTLPIGDPATPDKWFQLPEMGYLVATKYQLVLVSLSSMGCNTYFPLIGAGPRDEHSVIAIGHVINHWVQVYFDQIH from the coding sequence atggtaaggaggaagcttcaagcgatATATTGTCCTGAAAGGAGTACACTATGTACTCCTGAGCTTCGGATAAAGTCCAACCGCACTCCTAAGTTGAAAGAGAGCAAACAACCCAAGGGtcgagcaataggatccttgactcgtgatccttcagcgtttgaacttacagacaagaagattaaagaggaaaagaagtcttcacaaccagcaaagaggaagaagcgtgtgaagaagtctgatacaagccatttcatgtgtaactttccagcctttctccatccatatattggcacaattacagatgttgaggatgatggtaactgtggctatagatccATTGCTGCATTAATGGGGCATTCCGCCGGTCAGGACGGTTGGCCTTGGGTTAGGGCTACATTGATACAAGAACTTGAGACCAATGTGGTAATGTATAATAGGATGTGGGGCACAGATGTTGTTTATGGCTTACATAATCGTCTCACTCTTCCTATTGGTGACCCGGCCACCCCTGACAAATGGTttcaactgccagagatgggataccttgttgcCACAAAGTACCAATTGGTTCTCGTATCCTTATCCTCTATGGGTTGTAACACATACTTTCCACTAATAGGAGCCGGCCCACGAGATGAGCATTCTGTTATAGCTATTGGACATGTGATAAATCACTGGGTACAGGTATATTTTGACCAAATACACTAA